Proteins from one Cryptomeria japonica chromosome 4, Sugi_1.0, whole genome shotgun sequence genomic window:
- the LOC131066885 gene encoding glycine-rich protein DOT1-like — protein MAAELAERRAGAAGSRGHKERSDSGRRQAVLGGGAAGGKRRVVGGGNGNRVAGGRPEGGRCRKVQGGGSRVRGPRSCRVCGARGPTGRRERRAVGGGSCSDSGRRQVVSGGGAAGGKRRVAGGGSGSSFAGGRPEGGRRGPVPESAGRRQQGAGTEVLQGLRS, from the exons ATGGCGGCGGAGCTAGCTGAGCGGAGAGCTGGGGCCGCAGGCAGTAGGGGCCACAAGGAGCGGAG CGACAGCGGCCGGCGGCAGGCAGTCCTCGGAGGAGGCGCTGCCGGCGGGAAGAGGAGGGTCGTAGGCGGCGGCAACGGCAACAGGGTTGCCGGAGGGAGGCCGGAAGGGGGCCGATGCCGGAAAGTGCAGGGCGGCGGCAGTAGGGTACGGGGCCCGAGGTCCTGCAGGGTCTGCGGAGCCAGGgggcccacg GGGCGTAGGGAGCGGAGGGCCGTAGGAGGTGGGAGCTGCAGCGATAGCGGCCGACGGCAGGTAGTCTCCGGAGGAGGCGCTGCTGGCGGGAAGAGGAGGGTCGCAGGCGGCGGCAGCGGCAGCAGCTTTGCCGGAGGGAGGCCGGAAGGGGGCCGACGGGGGCCAGTGCCGGAAAGTGCAGGGCGGCGGCAGCAGGGTGCGGGGACCGAGGTCCTACAGGGTCTGCGGAGCTAG